TAGATGATTGTcatatattcattagttttaaatgataGAATATACATTAATCATctaatataaaagtataaaatatttatacatacaTGTCATTAACCTATTAGTTATGATGTATACATTAAacttagataaaaaaaatttgattaatatatattttattacactaaaattaataaatatgtatcgATTAGTTATGGATTTAGAGATGAAAATATATGTTTGTAACgggtaaaaaagaaaatccccTACAATTCTACGTACATGCCTCGAGCGCATAATGAACTAGCCTTTGTCTTATAAGGGCgttaaaattttcatattattatgttGAAATTCTACGACGAACAACTCAATTTTagcttaaaaaagaaaaactcttaCTGCTATTTTCTTGATCTGAATTAAGAGAAATTCATAAAAGGGCAGCTATCCAATAGGCAGACTAGACATGCATTGATGCTAAATGGCCATTTCCATGAGCAGAAAAGTTTTGGTAGCTATTGGAACGATGACAAGTGGTTGGAAGAAATGTATCGATGTACTATCTCTGATTTATTACTGCTTACTTATGTGCACTGATTGCTCGGCAGgaacttttatttctttaccATCTCTATTTATGATTTGCCAATACGTACTTGGCCCATGTTTGACTATGGAAATTtctggttttcttttttctaaaattttcatCTCAAAAATGAGAACGTGGCTCACATAAGCATAACCAAATTACAAGCACCACTAGGAGAAGGCCGGCCAAAACTATCTTTCCACAAATGATTTTGGTACTCAGAAAATTGATAAGTGATGAGACTATATGGAATTAATTCAACGTTAAATAGACACTCAATAAGtccataaattaaattttgtaagGAAGTACAACccagcaaaataaataaaaaataaaagcgtCCTTTCTCTTCAAACTCACTCGCTCTAGAATTGTCCTATCATTATAACACTACCCACCCTTTGGGTTTTCCCATCAGGCTATTATAATTTTCctatcaaaaattattttagaaatatttattaattagttttagtattatataacttaattgatattactatttttagaattaaaaatttattatataattaaaaattcttttattattgaatttaatattagaaatataatctaagatgttattttctagaattacaattattatttaattaaaaatttaatttttttagttaatataatattaaaatataattaatatgctaacTTTTAGGATAGagttaatatcattatttaattaagaaactatttattaattaatataatattaaaatataattaatatgttattttttatgattagaaTAAGTGTATAATTAGGAGtgtaatttagtaattaataaattaatagaaaagttATAAAGTTACACATGAGCTTAAATCTTATATGTTTACGTgtaaaaaattaagcacaattATCATcacaatcaatcaattttaaattttacaaatctCTCATCAAAATCTTTAGAACTAAGTATTGCCGAAAGATGCAACTCCTTAAGGAGATTTCAAcatagcttttttttttttttttttcttcttttactttttattttctttcttataatttattatttcttctctATAACTAGTTTTTAAAAACAAtagatagaaaaaaaatatataaaaaaaagtaaaaattaaaatattaaaattaaaatattttttaatgaataaaattcaaatttttaatactgGAAATTAATTACCTTCACAGTCACTGTTTTGCTAGTGCACTAATGGAAATTCAGTCGCACAGTGTAAGAGATGACAttgattttctcttttcttttttcttttttcaaacaTCTGAAAACTTCACAAGAAAAATTGGAGTACAAAGAAGTAATTACCCTACTAAGACTACAAGGGTCAAATTGATGAACTTAGACTTAtcatccatatatatatatttttttattaaacttttgaaaaatattttaaaattaataaaaaatattatttttattatataattttttagaaatgttatttaattaacttttgacatgtgataaattttttattttgacatatgtatttatttttgacacatgaaaTTCAAGCTGATATATGgttttataattatctctattaatttattaattaataagttacattcctaattaaataataattctatccttaaaaaataaaatattaattatattttaatattatattaactaataaatagttttctaatcaaataatagtattaattctattataagaaatagtatattaattctattataagaaatagtatattaattatattttaatattatattaactaataaattaatcttttaattagataataattctaattctaaaaaaataatatctaaaataatattttatattatattcaataataaattaattttttattgtataataaattttaatctaaaaatagtaatatcaattatattgatagtattaattcatataatgtagaattaattaataaatatttaaaaatatttatatattattacactaataaaattttaaaaaaattaaaaaatatatttaaaatagttagtttttattatttttaaaatattactaattaatattaaattttaaattttctttttaaattatatctatcaacctgattttataattaaaataataataacggtaatgtattatatagaaaaactactattatattatattataaatttgataaataataaaaatgcatAAGCCctgatttaagaaaaaaaaaatctagcGTATATAAAAATGCAATTTGGAGCCTGAAAAACACACACGTTGGCGGAGATCATCCTTCTGCTTTCCATGGATAGAAGAGATGAGAAATCACAACGTATTTCTTTCTGTAGCACCCAATCAGCCGAATACTCTCATGACTCGAAGCAAAGcatcaaacaagaaaaacaaggtttaaaataacaataagccACGACAACCACCACACTTCCTTTAGCTTTGGAAGAGTGAATCAGTCATGCCAATCGATCTATATAGGATCCACCACTGCCTTCTTTCCACTACAACTCCAAccacttttcctttttcttactCAAATTCGTCAAACGAAACTCCAGCAAGCTCGACGGGTGGACAAAGCCACATTTTGAAGTCCAGAAAAGAGTAACCCTGACATCAGAACTATGAACACTAACACATGAATTAGAGGTTaaacagaagaaaatataacaTTTACATAAGAAAGGGAATGCCAAAACAGCCACCCTTGCCCACTGCCGTCcaaaaaaaccataaaaaagAGAGATGACATCACATTCACAATTTGATCTACTGTGTTCAAGAACTTCAATCACACTTAAAGAAAGACGtactaagaaaaataaaaaaacatatattttacgAAATTATAATGAACAAAATTACAAACTTCTCAACCAAATTCCAGTACATAACAAAGCAAATAATGACTcataaaactgaaaatacACCATCTGAAATACAAAACTTCCAAAACAAAGTAACATATATGATCAAAGTAGTACGTAACTgaacataaaattaaccccATGCATGCATGAAGCGTAATCAAGGATGAAGAAGAGAACCAGCACCACCATCAGCACAATCTCCTTTACCGCCACCGATACCACCGCCAATACTTCCACCAAGTCCACCAATGTTGCCACCAATACCGCCGCCACCAATACCGCCACCACCAATGCCGCCACCAAGACCATCACCACCAATGCCTCCACCAAGTCCAGAACCACCGCCGAGCCCACCAAGACCTCCAagaccaccaccaccaccagcaCCACCAACACCAGCAAAACCACCTATCCCACCATATACAATGAAATTCTTTTCGTCATCGAGGCCAACTGCATTAGTGCTTTCTTTAGGCACATTTCTTGCAGCTGCATCATGAGCAACTGAAAGAACAACAAGTACAAGAATGTAATGCCACCTTGCCATTTTGATCTGATATATATTACTCTCAATCGATCGTACAAATTCTCTGAAAGGTTATCAGCGATCTTCTGCTATACTTTCTGCCATGGTCCGGATGACATTTTATAGTAAGAATCCGGTTGTGGGGGACTgtttattgtattaaattgCATTAAATGAATCCATATGGTCTCTCGCCTCTTCAAAGATGGGAGTAGATATATATTGTCTATAGAATTTATTACAGATCTCAAGATTATGAAGGAGAACTAATGGGAGACATAAGAAATGGATGAATACATAAAGTAATCTagctttttatcttttcttttctctcttgagATGGAGAGGATGAAATCATATGTGAAGGGAAATAAATCTTGCCACTATTGATCAAAAGGAAATACTATTTGTGAATAATTATTTGGAATCTATTAGTGCACTTACTGataattttagtttgaaaATTAACTCTGAgtttaattaacaaataaatatttgtgggtatatttatatatatacttttatgctaatatatacaatttaattaGACAAAGTTTGAGCAGTACGAGTAATTAATCAACTCTTTTGCAAGAATCTCCTGGTGGCATCGTCTTCAAGAAATGGTCTTGTTTTGATGGGTACACTTATAATTaatgtagaattttatttaacttttggTCTTAACACTCTCAATACAAaagtttgaaaataaaatttgctaacaatttatatttattagcaCTAAATCATTagaaagatttttaattttttcctatTCGCAGGATGAGAGTGCTCTTCATGATCCAATGATGGTTATTTacaaagtaaaatttatttttaagaaccCAAAGTCACTAATAGGAGAAAgatcttcattttctttaagttgGTAGCCTTGACTCGGTTTCATTTTCcaactttctcttttttagaAGAAATATAGATATTCCATTAATGAGAATTGATAAATACATCttgatataaaagataaaaataaacatcaaacattaaaaaatacatgtaaagtatttttaataatcatcAATCGTATTGATGAATCAGTAGATTGCAATTCTGCATAAAAAACACTTCATTCGGTGGCACTAAACTATATATCGactttgtaaatattttttactgaGTCGGATTGCtgaatatcatatttaatttcatttttattttcatcacttgtatagaaagaaaacttaataatCCGATAATAGAGGACTATAAAACTcctataataaaagaatttaaaatctcATAATGGAGAACTACAAAactcttaaaaaaatactaaaatttatttataaaattaattaataataataaaaaaaaaagaccccACCGATCTAAAAGTGATCGGTggatcaaaaaataaaatgttgatgaaagataaaaagaaaaataagagaaaaaagagaaaagccCGCTAGAGTTTTTTTTGCAGAgataatttattctttaaccTTACCGtccaaaataaatcaaatataacacttttcaCTATATGTAATTCTCTTATTGAAAGTTAATCATGTTGGCCTTCCATTTATGTAGTTGGGGTTCCAAATTCCAATATATGCAAAAGTTAAAAGAGATTAATTGCTTGAATATTATCAAACTTTAtactttatcaatttagtatttatattttaattcaatttcatCGATTAGTGTTTTTTCTATTTACTGATCAATTTTAATAGTGTGGCAGTCGAAGCTATACATGGCTGCCACTTATAATCCATATTATTTGTATAACAAAAAGTATACACATCCTAGTcgattctaatttaattaactttaGCTTTACTTTAAACCTTAATTTTTCACTTTACACACATCTAcctcttctttcttctcacCCCTTGCTTATTGCTTTCcattaaaatatcaaactctTTGTCAATTTCTATTGAAGATTGAATGTTCGTTCATCACCAAATCGTTATTTTGGAAAATGGAATACTAAATTTTTGTTCTTAATTATAGCTGCCAAGAAGTTGCTATGTTAAAAACATCATGGATTGATGCAAATTCATGCgttttgtttctttgaatGTCAAACATATGGATGAGTTTCACTTAGTGAATCAATGTTTAATATAATCTCTCATTTGGGTTTTTTTCTGCTTTGTTTCATTTGTTGGGTTTTACgctttttatttgtaattaggattaaatttgataaaaacttttattattcaaatcacATCAGTGGCAACCACTTATAATTACAGTGTCACGTCactaaaaattgattaaaaaaataaaataacatctatcgagaaaattaaattataatttagacactaaattaatatatattaagatcTAGTATTGAATCTAAAATAAAGtgaaagattaaattaaaacattCAAGCAATTAACCCGGTTAAAAGGCTTGATGGAGATTCCCAAACAAGGATATAAATGTTGGTAGTTGGATATTTAAGTACTGAAAATGTAATTCCATGACAGTGGATCAAGACAATTAATTGGGAGTATATATGAGAATGGTCTAACTTGAGTTGGGAGTCTCTTCTTTTATCATCAACCCAAATTGATCTAACAGTCCAAATGGGgctgttaattttataatgagtAGTAAGGAATAATTTTCTGCCATCATATACATagcaaatatattattttataggaaGGAGGTACTTCAACAAAAAAAGCAATATATCGGAGcacaataaattataaactatataatataaggATATCATTTCATTGCACTCGTCATAAAagcaaaaatttatttagtgcacaaaaaaaaagacttgAATTTATacttctcattttaaaaagtaaCTCTGTACAACTTGAGTTAGATTTCAAAGTCCATAGCCAGTATTTAagtcttaaaaaagaaatggagatTAATCAAAAAGAGATAAAGTGGTAGAGCTGGAATCTCTCAATTCTGCAACTCTATGTATGATTGTCCAACATGACATGCCTCAAATATGACCCGACGGGAGCTAAAATGCAACACTACAGTAAAGGAGAATAGCATTTTCTGTCCTTTGGGTTATATACATGCAAGGAAGGGTTGCACAGTACTTTACTTTCTTTGAAATCAATTGTGAAGCACCCTAGGGCATGTTCGGATCATGGACctatagtaaaatttaatcCATGACTCGTTTAACCTGTTACAACAACCCTGTAACGCTTGAAGTGAAGCATATCGCCGGAGTAATTTGacatattcttaaattaaatacattcGAAAAGGaatttgctttcttttctcaCCCACCTTAACCTggtatgtttttttttttttaatctgcAACTTTAAAGAAAGATCTCAACCATAGCTGTCCCACCAGCTACATGTTTATGCACatgcagagagagagagagagagagaggctgTTGGTGTATAAGGATGACAGCTTGCTTGCTCATTGATAGATAGAATTTGCTGGAAGATTGCAGTGTGCAAAGGGCTGTTGTGCCTATGAGTTAAATGCTTTGTCAGAAAGTTTGCTTGGCATTATTATTACTATCTCTCAGCTATCTATTTCTAAATCTGTTCATGTCCACCCCTTCATTGCCCAATTTCATCCACCGCAtcctagtttctttttctttgatttttggaTTAGACGTTTTATAATTAGTCTTTCATGTAGGTAATCTTTCTTATTAAGTATTAACTATACTGTCAGATGTACAACTATTTATAGGTTTAGATATTCGTACGACTATTTAACTGAAATTGCACTTAAGATATTCTTATTTGGAAAatgataagtgaaatgattcaTTATGTGAATAGTTTAATGATGTATCCTACAGTTTTATTACTTAAATCTCTTATTACAAAATGGAATAGACATCTATCATTTAACAtagttattaataaagtatgatttattttatttaaagaaattttttatataatttcaatttaccGTGTTAATTATAGACAAAATCActtgtttattaaatttgtttaattgattttattttaaaataaaatcatcctaaaaaaatatctagttgtatgttataataactaattaaatatttgcaAAATATCCCAATGAACCACTTAATTTTTTAGGACGAGTCTCGGAGATGCAATATTTTTAAGACTCAGTCTGGCTAATTAAGTATAACATACATCTGATCTAGCTACGCACATAAGACCGCCCTGCAGTTCAGCCCGGTCTTACTAGTGTTTAAAAATAGCTTTAGGCTTTTAATCGGCACAATATAAATTGAGGATGACATTAGCACTCTGAAAGCTTGGTTTATTTGTCACATAAAGATATTCTATGTTTTAGCTTCCACTCACCTGTTCCTTTAACGGATTCAAAGAGGTCACTCATCCtgaaatttttctaattcaagcacgtttaattttagagttcctacaactctaCAGccaaataactaaaaataactttACAGCCAAACAACTAAAAACACCTCATGTGCTATCAACTATTTTCCGTTCCATCTCAATGCGCAAgttgattcattcatgtaccttCATATCTAGTTCGTCCTCgaaccacacatctactagagGAGTCTTGTTCTACCATTTGTAACGATCTAGAATCAGATTATATGAGATATTATCTGCTTTGGTCACACTGGCCTCACTATTTTGTCTCTTTGTCGGATTCAAGAACTTCCCAAAAGGTCGACCATTTTGAAATTTTCcgaaccaagcacgtttaactttaaaattacTATAACTCCACAACTAAACAACTAAAATATCCTTCCATGATTAGTTctaactctttatatatattgctatcaACCATTTTTCAGCCCATTTCAATatgcaatttgattcatttatGTTACTCCATATCTTAGAGTGTTGTCATTCTAGAAATCTGTCAGAAACAGCTCATTGTCCAAACATTCTATTCTTATTCCAACATCCACTTTCCACCTCATCGGACCGTTTTTCTAGGCCAGGctgatgcaaccaaggatgcatctaagtcaactagcatggatccattagcctatggaggaccaatgacacaagcaaggagtaaaaagttcaagcaagccttaaattcttacttggagaatattttgaagatggctaatgatgatgcttttaatgaagataacaacgccttgaagatagtgacattaattgctattaatgaagcttaaacttctcGTCATGGAACAAtgtcaaggtcaaagatcaaGGATCAAAATCAACAGgttttcctagggtttctagaagcattgggccgcacattagggtttctagaagcattggaggtctcacctaaccctagggcagccaccacttatgTTTAGAGAAGAAGGCAGCCacacattagaagtcttttagggtttgattctttattgcttatttCTTAgtcttttttagggttagaatcatttcaagactctataaatagagctatgtatttcggctaaagcacataagatcaatatacatttctgaatgaagttttatttaagttgttaactcttaatccttaaggtgttccttattgaatttcttgagattaaattaacttgtttgatttagtttcacatctacatgtttgatcaatcaattaactttttattagtttcttgagttgtttgaacattcttcatctatttataaataaagggcttagtagttctattgctaagtttgttagttccataatcaattgtaaactttcaagttagattctggggcgacaaattcgaacttattggtaaaggtgcttcctcttaaatagggagagcatttatcagtttgattttctcactattacttatcttggtatttgaacgtatccggttcgagttcgtatcatttggtatcagagccaaatTTGTAAGTTGGTTTAccttcttttcaattaagagtctgtcttctatttcatctcaatttctgTTCGCATCatcataagaaaagaaatatactattttcattgctgCCCGCATACCAGGgcagatttaaaaaaaaaaaaggaacggaaaactaaccctaaccaTTGGTGTTGGGAAGTTCTTGAAGAATTGATTCATTTCGcaattcttttaattgattggAGCTGTTCGTCATTCTTAAAATTctgatttgggtaattttgtttgttttctcctaagaagcttttcttttgggttaattgagtcttgttcgattagttgtaagcttgttttgttcacacgcttataattcattttattgattcacgagtgttctattgaacttcagaattaataaacattaagaggttgtgaaaaacttgttcttgtgattactagaacaatttgatttaatttctataaggaattcaattctttatgagtgaaacacgtgagggagtgatctttttttattttgcctttgactataagaagcctctagagtataacacttgatcacgttttttttattttctttcctagtcttttggtttaaccatgtcatctgaaccatcattgactttgaaaaatttagattatacattgagagatgtagtagaacatatgacaaaacaatttcaaaaacaagatgacaaattaactatgttattgaatgatatgcctaaaacgtctaaaggggatggttttgataatgaccaagaaagtgagtctaaagggtctagacataatctccaacccaaaattaacactaatttgggtagcattaagatgaaaataccatctttttATGGTAAGAGTAACCCTGAAGTTTATTTGGAGTGgaaaaagaagattgaaaggtttttgaatgtcataactatagtgagtctaaaaaggttaaacttgctgttgttgaattttgtgattatgctgccatttggtgggatcaattggtgagtAGTCGTAGGCGTTATGGGAAACACAAAATTGGTTCATGGGATAAGGTTAAACGCATTATGCATAAAAGGTTTGTGCTATCGCACTACCAAAGGGATTTgtacaacaagttacaaaatctagtacaaggtagtaagagtgttgaggagtattggcaatctatggagatagctatgattaaag
The sequence above is drawn from the Ricinus communis isolate WT05 ecotype wild-type chromosome 7, ASM1957865v1, whole genome shotgun sequence genome and encodes:
- the LOC8262767 gene encoding acanthoscurrin-2: MARWHYILVLVVLSVAHDAAARNVPKESTNAVGLDDEKNFIVYGGIGGFAGVGGAGGGGGLGGLGGLGGGSGLGGGIGGDGLGGGIGGGGIGGGGIGGNIGGLGGSIGGGIGGGKGDCADGGAGSLLHP